In the Hordeum vulgare subsp. vulgare chromosome 7H, MorexV3_pseudomolecules_assembly, whole genome shotgun sequence genome, one interval contains:
- the LOC123412968 gene encoding uncharacterized protein LOC123412968, giving the protein MVQSAPSSPTATATATAVPDADHPTPPSRLLSKHRPRRRAAPPRPALPPPAPTRSPSYLNRCHCCVARFQPPAPGAKRRPLRPLRSLWRVVLLCSECISLLRSGAVCSYCLSPDNLSHEDSATCRSCNHCVHHHCIPAEHRTAMIQPVDLENFVCVDCCPTVKVGGKKYVPNLELVTREPSSAVRRKGEPVAAAKLNSPRKVVEEVRPAWKDAMALVPVGEGSESKGPCDPELPDEALALQLHLAINGSPRISRSGSASLFVSAGQGKRQNGLVYGRKVVNEDLGLCVTNMMDHLDYLETSEEMGSNWNASQALGSDPTVPVVLALECKGKPPQESTRGKRKGPPATNQHNSLVEYKVDRYKKKYSKRKSSKQTYVESTGNKTLPNGKDMDVGEGGEGITPMT; this is encoded by the coding sequence GCGCCCCCCCGCCCGGCCTTGCCGCCCCCTGCGCCCACGCGCAGCCCGTCCTATCTGAACCGCTGCCACTGCTGCGTCGCTCGCTTCCAGCCGCCGGCGCCGGGCGCCAAGCGACGTCCACTCCGTCCCCTCCGCTCCCTCTGGCGCGTCGTCCTCCTCTGTTCTGAATGTATCTCCCTCCTTCGCTCTGGCGCCGTCTGCTCCTACTGCCTCTCCCCCGACAACCTCTCGCACGAGGACTCGGCCACATGCCGCAGCTGCAACCACTGCGTCCACCACCACTGCATCCCTGCCGAGCACCGTACTGCCATGATCCAGCCTGTAGATTTGGAGAATTTCGTCTGCGTCGATTGCTGCCCCACAGTGAAGGTGGGTGGCAAGAAATACGTTCCTAATCTGGAGTTGGTCACCAGGGAGCCTAGTTCTGCAGTTCGGAGGAAGGGGGAGCCTGTCGCCGCTGCTAAGTTGAATTCGCCAAggaaggtggtggaggaggtgaggCCAGCTTGGAAGGATGCGATGGCCCTCGTCCCTGTTGGTGAGGGGTCAGAGAGCAAGGGTCCCTGTGATCCGGAGCTGCCAGATGAGGCATTGGCTCTGCAGCTGCATTTGGCTATCAACGGGTCACCGAGGATTTCACGTTCTGGCAGTGCATCTCTATTTGTCTCGGCTGGACAGGGCAAGAGGCAGAACGGATTGGTTTATGGGAGGAAGGTGGTCAATGAGGATCTGGGGCTTTGTGTAACCAATATGATGGATCATCTGGACTATCTCGAGACCAGTGAAGAGATGGGAAGCAACTGGAATGCTAGTCAGGCTTTAGGATCTGACCCCACAGTCCCTGTGGTTCTTGCACTGGAGTGTAAAGGTAAACCCCCTCAGGAGAGTACGAGAGGTAAAAGGAAAGGTCCTCCCGCGACTAATCAACATAATAGTTTGGTGGAGTATAAGGTGGATCGGTATAAgaagaagtatagcaagaggaaATCAAGTAAGCAGACATATGTTGAAAGCACTGGAAACAAGACCTTGCCCAatggaaaggacatggatgttggTGAAGGTGGTGAGGGCATAACTCCTATGACATAG